Proteins from one Clostridium cellulovorans 743B genomic window:
- a CDS encoding family 43 glycosylhydrolase, which translates to MLKKFLGCLTAFMVTINTVSVFPAVKAVTVDTLQNGLVLNYAFNDIVNNKVVDISGNSNDGTVFGNATINTQGKIGSSLNLDGSSYVKLPNGLLDNLSDITVSTWVNYESNSFDWARVFDFGQDANNFFFLSKNKHVGLNVNSTPQDLAPAGVQVNNQWVYVTVTLSNNTLIYYENGVEVARKTDATNKPSGIVGSTENYIGKSKFNDPLLIGQMDEFRIYNRALSATEVSSLSTLVQEQSTVEVYGAGNENKINTIGGTLQMTAVVRPTNEAVNWSVVNLDGTSTDLATIDSNGLLTGAKVGTVMVVATAKSNQAVTGSAKIAITQKVDSLSLSGAEGKNSIDTKAGKLQMISSASPSNATDTSVAWSVTDTNGNITNIASIDTNGILTARKDGNVVVTATAKDGSGATAKMTVSITGQAYVANEKLAAIAPQAPNEPLLYDVPNINNEAAWGTSNTHDPSIFKDGDWYYVFSTDYKVGGPTGVGLQVRKSQDLINWQWVGRVFNEIPAAAKAWSPNAENMWAPDVVKLGDTYYLYYTVSAFGTNTSFIGLATSKSIEGPWIDQGEVYKTKLGVDTDNALDPNIVTDANGDLWLSYGSFFSGLFVSKIDTTTGKLLTPGKGTQISASGTRKNMEAPYIVYNPQFKKYYLFMSYDDLAVDYNVRVAWSDSITGPYTDLSGNSMMNTPTDRDALYDIGTKLIGSYAFGTDPGWIAPGHNSVLNDNGNFYLVHHARGGADKNWSYLQVRKIVWSAEGKPMVSPERYAGEVEQKIDQSLIPGKWQTIVQNRLNNNKLTSTDITLYPNGKINDENGQSYWELTGDNTVTLNYYAPGVAPGDYWVDTVKVLPAWDYENWAPTVVFTGYNQGNTAVWGKQVESIVTKVTGITVSTGDNVLNITEKGGSLQLIATVNPTYATDASVTWSVVGLDGNATDLATISETGVLTAVKDGTVKVVALANDGSNVSGVAEVIISGQATTTGGDNTDGTGDDATGGDNTGDIEKIIIKPVVDNVLPVVVNVIDNKNGDTVITLAKEAMDVLTEVTINDINSIKDGTGNLVINLGSDMYIKLPYEVIDKSLLKDNSKVIFRTTIKENSDLYKDLKGINKVFSFEMLVVNGTEETVIHQFASGLVEVSVNLTDEQLNGLDKNKLVVLYYNDVTKSYEEMETTIDGNKITFKTPHFSDFIIAEKTQATGTSNTSNTTSVILPQTGSFVDSSLLLVAGLIIILSGLGIVLISRKKDA; encoded by the coding sequence TTGTTAAAAAAATTTTTAGGATGTTTAACTGCGTTTATGGTTACGATTAATACGGTATCAGTATTCCCAGCTGTTAAGGCTGTAACAGTAGATACCCTTCAAAATGGATTAGTTCTTAATTATGCTTTTAACGATATAGTTAATAATAAGGTAGTTGATATTTCAGGAAATAGCAATGATGGTACTGTTTTTGGAAATGCAACTATTAATACACAAGGGAAAATAGGTAGTTCACTAAATTTGGATGGAAGTAGTTATGTTAAATTGCCTAATGGTTTATTAGATAACTTGAGTGATATTACTGTTTCAACTTGGGTAAATTACGAAAGTAATTCTTTTGATTGGGCAAGAGTTTTTGACTTTGGACAAGATGCTAATAATTTCTTCTTTTTAAGTAAGAATAAACATGTAGGACTAAATGTTAATTCGACTCCACAAGATTTAGCACCGGCTGGAGTACAGGTAAATAATCAATGGGTTTATGTAACAGTAACATTATCAAATAATACATTGATATACTATGAAAATGGTGTAGAAGTAGCAAGAAAAACTGATGCAACAAATAAGCCAAGTGGTATAGTAGGGTCTACTGAAAACTATATTGGTAAATCTAAATTTAACGACCCATTACTAATTGGACAAATGGATGAATTTAGAATATACAATAGAGCTTTATCTGCTACTGAGGTGTCGAGTTTGAGCACTTTAGTTCAAGAACAAAGCACAGTAGAAGTTTATGGTGCTGGAAATGAGAATAAGATCAATACAATAGGTGGAACATTACAAATGACAGCTGTAGTTAGACCAACTAATGAAGCTGTAAACTGGTCTGTAGTAAATTTAGATGGGACAAGCACTGATTTAGCAACAATAGATAGTAACGGATTGCTTACAGGTGCAAAAGTAGGAACTGTAATGGTGGTTGCTACAGCAAAAAGTAACCAAGCAGTAACTGGTTCAGCAAAAATTGCTATTACTCAAAAGGTTGACTCATTATCTTTAAGTGGAGCAGAAGGAAAAAATTCTATTGATACTAAAGCTGGTAAATTACAAATGATTTCATCAGCATCACCAAGTAATGCAACAGATACATCTGTAGCTTGGTCAGTTACCGATACAAATGGAAATATAACTAATATTGCTTCAATAGACACTAATGGAATACTTACTGCAAGAAAAGATGGCAATGTAGTTGTAACTGCTACAGCTAAAGATGGTTCTGGTGCAACTGCAAAGATGACAGTTTCAATTACAGGACAAGCCTATGTTGCTAACGAAAAATTAGCAGCAATAGCTCCACAAGCGCCAAATGAACCACTTTTATATGATGTACCAAATATAAACAATGAAGCTGCTTGGGGAACAAGTAATACTCATGATCCTTCAATTTTTAAAGATGGAGATTGGTATTATGTATTCTCAACTGACTATAAAGTAGGTGGACCAACAGGAGTTGGACTACAGGTAAGAAAATCTCAAGATCTTATTAATTGGCAGTGGGTTGGAAGAGTGTTTAATGAAATTCCTGCTGCTGCTAAAGCTTGGTCTCCAAATGCAGAAAATATGTGGGCACCAGATGTTGTGAAGCTTGGCGATACTTACTATCTGTATTATACTGTTTCAGCATTCGGAACAAATACTTCATTTATTGGTCTAGCAACAAGTAAATCCATTGAAGGTCCTTGGATAGATCAAGGCGAGGTTTACAAGACTAAATTAGGAGTTGATACAGATAATGCGTTAGATCCTAATATAGTTACTGATGCTAATGGTGATTTATGGTTATCTTATGGTTCATTCTTTAGCGGGTTATTTGTGTCAAAAATAGATACGACAACAGGAAAATTATTGACACCAGGTAAAGGCACACAAATATCAGCTTCGGGAACTAGAAAAAATATGGAAGCACCATATATTGTGTATAATCCTCAATTCAAAAAATACTATCTATTTATGTCTTATGACGACTTAGCTGTTGATTATAATGTCAGAGTTGCTTGGTCAGATAGTATAACTGGACCTTATACAGATTTAAGTGGAAATTCAATGATGAATACGCCAACAGATAGAGATGCATTATACGATATTGGTACAAAATTAATAGGAAGCTATGCTTTTGGTACTGATCCAGGTTGGATAGCACCAGGTCATAACTCAGTGTTAAATGACAACGGGAACTTCTATCTTGTTCATCATGCTAGAGGTGGCGCTGATAAAAACTGGTCATATTTACAGGTAAGAAAAATTGTTTGGTCAGCAGAAGGTAAACCAATGGTTTCACCAGAGAGATATGCTGGAGAAGTTGAACAAAAGATCGATCAAAGCTTAATCCCAGGAAAATGGCAAACAATTGTACAAAACAGATTAAACAACAACAAACTTACTTCTACTGATATAACTTTATATCCAAATGGGAAAATAAATGATGAAAATGGACAAAGTTATTGGGAACTTACAGGAGATAATACAGTAACTCTTAATTATTATGCGCCAGGTGTTGCACCAGGAGATTATTGGGTGGATACTGTAAAGGTACTTCCAGCATGGGATTATGAAAATTGGGCTCCTACAGTTGTGTTTACTGGTTATAATCAAGGGAACACAGCAGTTTGGGGTAAACAAGTAGAATCGATTGTAACAAAAGTAACTGGAATTACAGTTTCTACAGGGGATAATGTTTTAAACATCACAGAAAAAGGTGGAAGTCTTCAATTAATTGCAACAGTTAATCCAACTTACGCTACTGACGCTTCAGTAACTTGGTCAGTTGTTGGCTTAGATGGTAATGCTACAGATTTAGCAACTATTAGTGAGACAGGAGTATTAACAGCTGTTAAAGATGGTACTGTAAAAGTTGTGGCTCTAGCAAATGATGGTTCAAATGTATCAGGAGTTGCAGAAGTTATAATAAGTGGACAAGCAACTACAACTGGTGGAGACAATACAGATGGTACAGGTGATGATGCAACTGGTGGAGATAATACAGGAGATATAGAAAAGATTATTATTAAGCCTGTTGTTGATAATGTATTACCAGTAGTAGTTAATGTTATTGACAATAAAAATGGTGACACTGTGATAACTCTTGCAAAAGAAGCTATGGATGTTCTTACAGAAGTAACTATCAATGACATTAATTCAATAAAAGATGGAACTGGAAATCTTGTAATAAACTTAGGAAGCGATATGTATATAAAATTACCTTATGAGGTTATTGATAAATCATTATTAAAGGATAATTCAAAAGTAATATTTAGAACAACTATAAAAGAAAATAGTGATTTATATAAGGATCTTAAAGGTATAAATAAGGTATTCAGCTTTGAAATGTTGGTTGTAAATGGTACAGAAGAAACTGTAATCCACCAATTTGCAAGTGGATTGGTTGAAGTATCTGTTAATTTAACAGATGAACAGCTAAATGGTTTAGATAAAAACAAGCTTGTAGTTCTATATTATAACGATGTTACAAAGAGTTATGAGGAAATGGAAACAACTATTGATGGCAACAAAATAACTTTTAAAACACCTCACTTTAGTGACTTTATTATAGCAGAAAAAACTCAAGCAACTGGAACTAGTAATACATCAAATACTACTAGTGTTATTCTTCCACAAACAGGTAGCTTTGTTGATAGCAGCCTATTGTTAGTTGCTGGATTGATAATAATTCTATCTGGATTAGGAATAGTGTTAATTTCAAGAAAAAAAGATGCATAG